The Cylindrospermopsis curvispora GIHE-G1 genome contains a region encoding:
- a CDS encoding Uma2 family endonuclease, translated as MVATTAKKMTFEEFLNYDDGTDYLYELENGEIILMPFESEINRRIAVFLLIYFSQLGIPYYRLSMKTEIAVNSRMVGVRVPDLVVFSEELAQVMQNATRSLILMDMPPPLLVVEVVSPNQEKRDYRYKRSEYAARGINEYWIVDPMGQKVTVLEWVEGLYEERVFMDDEVICSPLFAEVKLTVNEILR; from the coding sequence ATGGTAGCTACTACTGCTAAAAAGATGACTTTTGAAGAATTTCTTAATTATGATGATGGGACAGATTATTTATATGAATTGGAAAATGGGGAAATAATTCTTATGCCTTTTGAAAGTGAAATCAATCGGCGCATAGCGGTGTTTTTATTAATCTATTTTTCTCAATTAGGTATTCCCTATTACCGCTTGAGTATGAAAACGGAAATAGCGGTAAATAGTCGCATGGTGGGGGTGCGTGTTCCTGATTTGGTGGTATTTTCTGAAGAGTTGGCACAGGTGATGCAAAATGCTACACGCTCTCTAATTTTAATGGATATGCCACCCCCTTTATTGGTAGTTGAAGTGGTAAGTCCTAATCAAGAAAAGCGAGATTATCGTTACAAGCGTTCTGAGTATGCAGCGCGAGGTATTAATGAATATTGGATTGTTGATCCAATGGGGCAAAAAGTGACTGTTTTGGAGTGGGTGGAAGGTTTGTATGAGGAGCGGGTTTTTATGGATGATGAAGTGATTTGTTCCCCCTTATTTGCCGAGGTCAAGTTAACTGTAAATGAGATTTTAAGATGA
- a CDS encoding dihydrofolate reductase: MTLISLIAAISQDRILSDSKNEHIRGGIPWDIPSDGRYFKETTWRHPVIMGRKTYATFNHPLPNRTNIIVTKNTDYQAPGCVVFHSLGEAIKWTKMSETEEIFIAGGEQIYTQAMEFANKLYLTIVEGNFEGDIHFPEFSNFGKLTKEEKLEENGFKFKFIEIERQ, from the coding sequence ATGACTCTTATTAGTCTCATAGCTGCCATTTCCCAAGATCGTATTTTATCTGATTCCAAAAACGAACACATTCGCGGGGGTATTCCCTGGGATATTCCTAGTGATGGACGTTATTTTAAAGAAACTACCTGGCGACATCCTGTAATTATGGGTCGTAAAACCTATGCCACCTTCAATCATCCATTACCAAATCGTACTAATATTATTGTAACTAAAAACACTGACTATCAAGCGCCAGGATGTGTAGTTTTTCATTCTTTGGGGGAAGCAATTAAATGGACCAAAATGAGTGAAACAGAAGAGATATTTATTGCTGGTGGAGAACAAATTTATACCCAGGCTATGGAATTTGCGAACAAGCTATATTTGACCATTGTGGAAGGGAATTTTGAAGGTGATATACATTTTCCTGAATTTAGCAATTTTGGCAAATTAACCAAAGAAGAAAAATTAGAAGAAAATGGTTTTAAGTTTAAGTTTATAGAAATTGAACGTCAATAA
- a CDS encoding type I restriction endonuclease subunit R produces MIDTSEKNLENTIETSLLQNGYQRRTSSDYHPALSLIPQDVLNFIQVTQPKEWQKFTTQYGDDADNKLLKRLAEVIKNRGTLEVLRKGIKANGCRFQLAYFQPNTRLNQETQKLYQANLFTVARQLHYSQKTPTKSLDLVLFLNGLPLFTAELKNPFKGQNVEHAIKQYRTDRDPKEPLFTLGVCLSHFAIDPDLVYMTTHLQGDKTHFLPFNQGNCGGAGNPPSTLSFSTAYLWEKTWQKNSVLDLIQNFITLVEGEDDKGRKTGKKKLIFPRYHQLDTVRRLLEDAKSQGPGKSYLIQHSAGSGKSNSIAWLAHGLSSLHNSQDQLVFDSIIVITDRRVLDRQLQRTIRQFEDTPGLVENIDKTSHQLKEALELGKKIIVTTLQKFPVIVDQIQSLTGKRFAVIVDEAHSSQTGESTKKLKSVLSATSLEAAEAEESKEEEDLEDRIVAEAKKRGRIPNLSYFAFTATPKAKTLELFGTKQPDGSFAPFSLYSMRQAIEEGFILDVLENYTTYNTYFNLLKTIETDPNYDRKKAVSLLRNFVELHPHTINQKVAIIMEHFHEKVAHQIDGKAKAMIVTRSRLHAVRYKQELDEYIRQNGYPYQSLVAFTGTVKDGGEFTETNMNSRSSGIHIADNATAETFNQPSYHFLVVANKFQTGFDQPLLVAMYVDKKLSGVNAVQTLSRLNRTHPNKLGTIVLDFANEASEIKKAFEEYYDRTILSESTDPNQLYDLQSQLGDYGFYGQKEVDSFAEIYYGKQGTQDKLYTVLAPVVEQYKEATVEEQFNFRGQLQDFIRLYAFISQLLPIPDGELEKFYEFFRHLIRKLPIKTHTLPLEVQTNIELKSYRIQKTHKGKIELERGVRETRGNYSIGASKPSTENIEPLSKIIQEINQQFGTDFTDNERVFIKQLEDKLDESNPLKLSFKVNTPENIRLVFDNLTNDLMQDMIETNFNFYKQFSDDREFKNHLLELLFKRYVERINS; encoded by the coding sequence ATGATCGACACCTCAGAAAAAAACCTTGAAAACACCATCGAAACAAGCCTCCTGCAAAACGGTTACCAGCGCCGCACCTCCAGCGATTACCACCCCGCCCTCTCCCTCATCCCCCAGGATGTGCTTAACTTCATCCAAGTCACCCAACCAAAAGAGTGGCAGAAATTTACAACCCAATATGGTGATGACGCGGATAACAAACTCCTAAAACGCCTGGCCGAAGTCATCAAAAACCGAGGCACCTTAGAAGTCCTCCGCAAAGGTATCAAAGCCAATGGCTGCCGTTTTCAACTTGCCTACTTCCAACCCAATACCAGACTCAATCAAGAAACCCAAAAACTCTATCAGGCTAATTTATTTACTGTTGCCAGACAACTCCACTATAGCCAGAAAACGCCCACCAAAAGCCTGGATCTGGTCCTCTTCCTCAATGGACTACCCCTCTTCACCGCTGAGCTAAAAAACCCCTTTAAAGGTCAAAACGTGGAACATGCTATCAAACAGTACCGCACCGACCGGGATCCCAAAGAACCACTCTTTACCCTTGGCGTTTGTCTCTCCCACTTTGCCATAGACCCAGATCTGGTCTATATGACCACCCACCTTCAGGGTGATAAAACCCATTTCCTACCCTTCAACCAGGGGAACTGTGGAGGAGCGGGAAACCCACCCTCCACCCTTAGTTTCAGCACCGCTTACCTATGGGAAAAAACCTGGCAAAAAAATAGTGTCCTAGATCTCATCCAGAACTTTATCACTCTGGTTGAAGGAGAAGACGACAAGGGGAGGAAAACAGGGAAAAAGAAACTCATCTTCCCCCGCTATCACCAACTTGATACAGTACGTCGTTTGTTAGAGGATGCCAAGTCCCAAGGCCCGGGAAAATCCTACCTCATCCAACACAGCGCCGGGAGTGGTAAAAGTAATTCCATTGCCTGGCTTGCTCACGGACTTTCTAGCCTTCATAACTCCCAAGATCAGCTGGTGTTTGATTCCATCATCGTCATTACCGATCGCCGGGTCTTGGATCGCCAATTACAACGAACCATCCGTCAGTTTGAAGACACTCCCGGATTGGTTGAGAATATTGACAAGACCTCCCACCAACTCAAAGAGGCCCTGGAATTAGGAAAAAAAATCATTGTCACCACCTTGCAAAAATTCCCAGTTATCGTTGACCAGATCCAGTCCCTCACGGGGAAGCGATTTGCAGTAATTGTAGATGAGGCCCACTCCTCCCAAACTGGGGAAAGTACCAAAAAGCTCAAATCTGTATTAAGTGCCACAAGCCTAGAAGCAGCAGAAGCGGAAGAAAGTAAGGAAGAAGAGGATTTAGAAGATCGTATTGTTGCTGAGGCGAAAAAACGCGGGAGAATTCCTAACCTGAGCTACTTTGCTTTCACTGCGACCCCCAAGGCCAAAACCCTGGAGTTATTTGGCACAAAACAACCCGATGGTAGCTTTGCTCCCTTTAGCCTCTACTCTATGCGCCAAGCCATTGAGGAGGGTTTTATTTTAGATGTACTGGAAAACTATACTACCTATAACACATATTTTAATCTTCTCAAAACTATTGAAACCGATCCAAATTATGATCGGAAAAAAGCCGTATCCCTACTGCGAAACTTTGTCGAATTGCACCCACACACAATTAATCAGAAGGTGGCGATTATTATGGAGCATTTTCATGAGAAAGTTGCCCACCAAATTGATGGCAAAGCCAAAGCCATGATTGTTACCCGTTCCAGGCTACATGCAGTACGTTACAAGCAAGAATTAGATGAGTATATTCGCCAAAATGGCTATCCCTATCAGTCCCTAGTCGCTTTTACGGGAACAGTCAAGGATGGTGGAGAATTTACTGAGACCAATATGAACTCCAGGTCTTCGGGTATACATATTGCCGACAATGCAACCGCAGAAACCTTTAACCAACCTTCCTATCACTTTTTGGTAGTGGCTAATAAATTCCAGACTGGTTTTGATCAGCCACTACTAGTAGCAATGTATGTGGATAAGAAATTGAGTGGAGTAAACGCGGTGCAGACCCTTTCGCGCCTGAACCGAACACATCCCAATAAATTGGGAACAATCGTACTAGACTTTGCCAACGAAGCATCGGAGATAAAGAAGGCTTTTGAAGAGTATTACGATCGCACAATTCTAAGTGAGTCTACTGATCCCAACCAGCTTTATGACCTTCAGTCCCAACTTGGTGACTACGGTTTTTATGGACAAAAGGAGGTAGATTCTTTTGCCGAGATTTATTATGGAAAACAGGGGACACAGGATAAATTATACACTGTTTTAGCACCCGTAGTAGAGCAATATAAAGAAGCTACAGTAGAAGAGCAATTTAACTTTCGGGGTCAGCTTCAAGATTTCATCCGATTATATGCTTTTATATCCCAACTATTACCTATTCCAGACGGGGAGCTAGAAAAATTCTATGAATTTTTTCGCCACCTAATCCGTAAGCTACCTATTAAAACCCATACCCTTCCCCTGGAAGTGCAGACAAACATCGAATTAAAATCTTACCGCATCCAAAAGACCCATAAAGGCAAAATTGAACTAGAAAGAGGAGTGAGAGAAACAAGAGGTAATTATTCCATAGGAGCAAGTAAACCATCCACAGAGAACATAGAACCTCTTTCAAAAATCATTCAAGAAATCAATCAGCAATTTGGCACTGATTTCACTGACAATGAACGGGTATTTATTAAGCAATTAGAAGATAAACTAGACGAAAGTAATCCCTTGAAATTAAGCTTCAAAGTGAACACTCCTGAAAACATAAGACTTGTTTTCGATAACCTCACCAATGACCTGATGCAGGATATGATAGAAACTAATTTTAATTTCTATAAGCAGTTTAGTGATGATCGAGAATTCAAAAATCACCTTCTGGAACTTTTGTTCAAACGGTATGTAGAGCGAATAAACAGTTAA
- a CDS encoding restriction endonuclease subunit S, whose amino-acid sequence MSLLELDKSSQDTGVPGLSREFAHNQLLPWTGLIQQQAIARFLDRETVKIDTLIAKKERLIELLKEKRTALISHAVTKGLNPDAPMKDSGIEWLGKIPEGWNLIRLKYGYKTCLGKMLQSSPSSSEDSLEPYLRAANISWEGVNLADLKEMYFSPYEKSLYELKAGDLVVSEGGDVGRTAIWRGEIDNCYIQNAVHRIRNRERYSNPFLYYWLFFIKSIGYIDLLCNKATIAHFTVEKVREIPVASPPLTEQQAIAQFLDRETAKIDTLVTKTRISIDKLKEYRTALISAAVTGKIDIRENLTPSPN is encoded by the coding sequence TTGTCACTACTAGAGCTTGATAAGAGTTCTCAGGATACTGGTGTTCCAGGATTAAGTCGAGAGTTTGCACATAATCAACTACTCCCTTGGACAGGACTTATTCAACAACAAGCGATCGCCCGATTTTTAGATAGAGAAACTGTCAAAATAGACACCTTGATTGCCAAGAAGGAGCGATTAATCGAACTTCTCAAGGAGAAGCGCACCGCACTGATTAGCCATGCGGTCACTAAGGGACTAAATCCTGATGCTCCGATGAAGGATTCTGGGATTGAGTGGTTGGGGAAAATTCCGGAGGGTTGGAATCTTATACGGTTAAAGTACGGATACAAAACTTGTTTAGGAAAAATGCTGCAATCCTCGCCATCGTCTTCAGAAGATAGCTTAGAACCTTATCTACGTGCTGCTAATATTTCCTGGGAAGGTGTTAATTTAGCAGACTTAAAGGAAATGTACTTCTCTCCTTATGAGAAAAGTTTGTACGAGTTAAAAGCAGGAGATCTGGTTGTAAGTGAAGGAGGTGATGTTGGTCGAACCGCTATTTGGAGGGGAGAAATAGACAATTGCTACATTCAAAATGCTGTTCATCGAATTAGAAACAGGGAACGATATTCAAATCCATTCCTATATTATTGGCTGTTTTTCATTAAATCGATTGGATACATTGATTTGCTATGCAATAAGGCTACTATCGCCCATTTTACGGTTGAAAAAGTCAGAGAAATCCCCGTTGCTAGTCCCCCCCTCACTGAACAACAAGCGATCGCCCAATTCCTAGATAGAGAAACTGCCAAAATCGACACCCTAGTCACCAAGACCCGCATCAGTATTGACAAACTCAAAGAATACCGAACAGCACTCATCTCAGCTGCTGTCACAGGTAAAATTGATATAAGAGAGAATCTAACTCCATCACCCAATTAA
- a CDS encoding type I restriction-modification system subunit M has protein sequence MQNFGEKVNFIWSIADLIRDTFKRGKYQDVILPFTVLRRLDCVLQPTKVEVLEAYNHYKNKLDNLDSFLCKKSGFAFYNSAPYDFQKLLDDPKHLAANLKLYINSFSANMREVLEKFDFPNTIDKLEQSELLFLVTERFKNIDLHPDKVSNLEMGYIFEELIRKFNEALDENPGEHFTPREVIQLMVNLIFAQDKAQLSQEYINRTVCDPCCGSGGMLTIAKDRILELNSKAQVFLFGQEVNPETFAVCKSDLYMKSIDGKDAENIKFGSTLSHDQHSDRTFDYLLANPPYGKDWKRDKDAVEAEAQKPGGRFSAGTPRISDGQLLFLQHMLSRMKPVEQGGSRVAIVMNGSPLFTGDAGSGESEIRRWILENDWLEAIAALPEQLFYNTGIATYIWVLTNHKSPERKGKVQLINASEFWIPMRKSLGSKRREVSSQYIEEITRIFQSFESSEVSKIFDTQDFGYRKITVERPLRLNFQASPERIVKIKEQPGFISLAVSKKKSAEVKATEEQAGREQQRLILDMLYNLPDTLYKDRDQFEKVLKKAIKSQGLTIGAPVYKAILAALSERDDTGKVCEDKQGHPEADSELRDTENVPLKEDIREYFQREVAPHVSDAWISESVRDVKDGEIGKVGYEINFNRYFYKYEPPRALEEIEAEIKAIEGDILEMLREVAG, from the coding sequence ATGCAAAATTTTGGAGAAAAGGTCAATTTCATTTGGAGTATCGCCGATCTTATCCGGGATACCTTTAAGCGTGGCAAGTATCAAGATGTTATTCTGCCTTTTACCGTGTTACGTCGCCTCGACTGCGTACTTCAACCAACCAAAGTGGAGGTCTTAGAAGCCTACAACCATTACAAAAACAAACTAGATAACCTGGACTCCTTCCTGTGCAAGAAATCGGGCTTTGCTTTCTACAACAGCGCCCCCTACGACTTTCAGAAGCTGCTAGATGATCCCAAGCACCTTGCTGCTAATTTGAAACTATACATTAACAGCTTTAGTGCCAATATGCGCGAAGTGTTGGAGAAATTTGACTTTCCCAACACCATTGATAAGCTAGAACAGTCGGAGCTGCTATTTTTGGTTACTGAGCGGTTTAAGAATATAGACCTACATCCGGACAAAGTTTCTAATCTGGAGATGGGATATATATTTGAGGAGCTAATCCGTAAATTCAATGAGGCCCTGGATGAAAATCCGGGAGAACACTTCACACCGAGGGAGGTTATCCAGTTGATGGTCAACCTCATCTTCGCTCAGGATAAAGCCCAATTGAGCCAGGAATACATTAACCGCACAGTTTGCGATCCTTGCTGCGGTTCAGGAGGAATGCTGACTATTGCCAAAGATCGCATCCTCGAACTCAATTCCAAAGCTCAAGTATTTCTTTTTGGACAGGAAGTGAATCCGGAAACCTTTGCGGTGTGCAAATCCGATCTGTATATGAAGAGCATAGATGGCAAAGATGCTGAAAATATTAAATTTGGCAGTACTCTTTCCCATGATCAGCACAGCGACAGAACCTTTGACTATCTCCTGGCCAATCCACCCTACGGAAAAGATTGGAAGCGGGACAAAGATGCAGTGGAAGCGGAAGCGCAAAAACCAGGTGGTCGTTTTTCAGCAGGAACACCACGCATAAGTGATGGTCAACTCCTATTTTTGCAGCACATGCTCTCACGTATGAAACCGGTTGAGCAGGGTGGAAGTCGCGTGGCCATAGTGATGAATGGTTCGCCATTGTTTACCGGAGATGCGGGAAGTGGCGAGAGCGAGATTCGGCGGTGGATTTTGGAGAATGACTGGTTAGAAGCGATCGCAGCTTTGCCCGAGCAGCTTTTTTATAACACGGGTATTGCCACATACATCTGGGTTCTAACCAACCACAAGTCTCCTGAGAGAAAAGGGAAGGTGCAACTCATTAACGCCTCTGAGTTTTGGATACCGATGCGGAAGAGTTTAGGGAGTAAGCGACGGGAGGTCAGTTCCCAGTATATTGAGGAGATAACCAGAATTTTCCAGAGTTTTGAGTCTTCAGAAGTCAGCAAGATTTTTGACACTCAAGATTTTGGTTATCGTAAAATTACTGTTGAGCGTCCCCTGCGATTAAACTTTCAGGCATCACCGGAGCGCATAGTAAAGATTAAGGAGCAACCTGGATTTATTAGTTTGGCGGTAAGCAAGAAAAAGAGCGCCGAGGTAAAGGCAACTGAGGAACAGGCTGGCAGGGAGCAGCAGAGGCTAATTTTGGACATGCTTTATAACTTACCAGATACATTGTATAAAGATCGTGACCAATTTGAGAAGGTGTTAAAGAAAGCGATAAAGTCCCAAGGATTAACGATAGGAGCGCCGGTTTACAAGGCAATTCTTGCTGCACTTTCTGAGCGAGACGACACCGGGAAGGTTTGTGAGGATAAGCAGGGACATCCTGAAGCTGATTCTGAGTTAAGAGATACTGAGAATGTGCCACTCAAGGAGGATATTAGGGAGTATTTTCAGCGGGAAGTGGCCCCCCATGTATCTGATGCGTGGATTAGCGAGAGCGTGCGGGATGTTAAGGATGGAGAGATTGGCAAGGTGGGCTATGAAATTAATTTCAACCGGTATTTTTATAAGTATGAGCCCCCACGGGCGTTAGAGGAGATTGAAGCGGAAATTAAGGCAATTGAAGGGGATATACTGGAAATGTTGCGGGAGGTAGCAGGATGA
- a CDS encoding Uma2 family endonuclease, whose product MNPVPPLTVPQSSTTTQNVTLPEEPLDLPDHTQLPDSDDDFVKNFQEHPQSIILTTSIEPLLKKIHPNGDYCIGQDSGIYWRFTEPPEKGVEAPDWFYVPGVPSRLNGQLRRSYVLWKEKVPPFIVIEFASKNGKEEKDSSPPPEGDEIDPETGKLKKAGKFWVYEQAVKIPYYAIFNGFKGTLEVYHLERKRYKEIKANMRGHYAIPEMGIELGILYDNQKPPTPWLRWWDNKGNLLLTGNELAEQAEVIAIRERLAKEQAETIASQERLAKEQEREAKERAEAIASQERMAKEQEREAKELAEAIASQERMAKEQEREAKEQERQQKEKLAAYLRSLGIDPEKI is encoded by the coding sequence ATGAACCCCGTACCCCCTCTTACCGTGCCCCAATCTTCAACCACCACCCAAAATGTAACCCTCCCTGAGGAACCCCTGGACCTACCAGACCATACCCAGTTACCGGACTCCGATGACGATTTTGTGAAAAATTTCCAAGAACACCCACAAAGCATAATATTAACCACATCAATTGAACCATTACTGAAAAAAATCCATCCCAACGGAGACTACTGTATAGGACAGGATAGTGGCATATATTGGCGATTCACAGAACCTCCAGAAAAAGGGGTAGAAGCACCAGACTGGTTCTATGTTCCCGGAGTGCCATCCAGACTAAATGGGCAATTGAGAAGGTCATATGTGCTATGGAAGGAAAAAGTACCTCCCTTCATAGTGATAGAATTCGCGTCTAAAAATGGAAAGGAAGAAAAAGACAGTTCCCCTCCACCAGAAGGGGATGAAATAGATCCAGAAACCGGGAAACTAAAAAAAGCGGGGAAGTTTTGGGTGTATGAACAAGCGGTAAAGATACCATATTATGCCATATTTAATGGTTTTAAGGGTACACTAGAGGTATATCATTTAGAGAGAAAAAGATACAAAGAAATAAAGGCGAATATGCGAGGACACTATGCCATACCGGAGATGGGTATAGAGTTGGGAATACTGTATGACAACCAGAAACCACCCACACCGTGGTTAAGATGGTGGGATAATAAGGGGAATCTCTTATTGACAGGAAATGAGCTTGCGGAACAAGCGGAAGTTATCGCTATTCGTGAGCGTCTGGCTAAAGAGCAAGCAGAAACTATCGCATCTCAAGAGCGTCTCGCTAAAGAACAGGAACGAGAAGCTAAAGAGCGAGCAGAAGCGATCGCATCTCAGGAACGCATGGCTAAAGAACAGGAACGAGAAGCTAAAGAGCTAGCGGAAGCGATCGCATCTCAGGAACGCATGGCTAAAGAACAGGAACGAGAAGCTAAAGAACAGGAGCGCCAACAAAAAGAAAAACTAGCTGCTTATCTACGTTCCCTTGGGATTGACCCAGAGAAAATATAA
- a CDS encoding Uma2 family endonuclease, which produces MNPVPRVSQSSTTTQNVTLPEEPLDLPDHTQLPDSNDDFVKNFQEHPQSIILTTSIELLLKKIHPNGDYCIGQDSGIYWRFTEPPEKGVEAPDWFYVPGVPSRLNGQLRRSYVLWKEKVPPFIVIEFASKNGKEEKDSSPPPEGDEIDPETGKPKKAGKFWVYEQAVKIPYYAIFNGFKGTLEVYHLERKRYKEIKANRRGHYAIPEMGIELGILYDNQKPPTPWLRWWDNKGNLLLTGNELAEQAEAIASQERLAREQAENIASQERLAKEQEREAKERAEAIASQERQQKEKLAAYLRSLGIDPEKI; this is translated from the coding sequence ATGAACCCCGTACCCCGTGTGTCCCAATCTTCAACTACCACCCAAAATGTAACCCTCCCTGAGGAACCCCTCGACCTACCAGACCATACCCAGTTACCGGACTCCAATGACGATTTTGTGAAAAATTTCCAAGAACACCCACAAAGCATAATATTAACCACATCAATTGAACTATTACTGAAAAAAATCCATCCCAACGGAGATTATTGTATAGGACAGGATAGTGGCATATATTGGCGATTCACAGAACCTCCAGAAAAAGGGGTAGAAGCACCAGACTGGTTCTATGTTCCCGGAGTGCCATCCAGGCTAAATGGGCAATTGAGAAGGTCATATGTGCTATGGAAGGAAAAAGTACCTCCCTTCATAGTGATAGAATTCGCGTCTAAAAATGGAAAGGAGGAAAAAGACAGTTCCCCTCCACCAGAAGGGGATGAAATAGATCCAGAAACCGGGAAACCAAAAAAAGCGGGGAAGTTTTGGGTGTATGAACAAGCGGTAAAGATACCATATTATGCCATATTTAATGGTTTTAAGGGTACACTAGAGGTATATCATTTAGAGAGAAAAAGATACAAAGAAATAAAGGCGAATAGGCGAGGACACTATGCCATACCGGAGATGGGTATAGAGTTGGGAATACTGTATGACAACCAGAAACCACCCACACCGTGGTTAAGATGGTGGGATAATAAGGGGAATCTCTTATTGACAGGAAATGAGCTTGCGGAACAAGCGGAAGCGATCGCATCTCAAGAGCGTCTGGCTAGAGAGCAAGCAGAAAATATCGCATCTCAAGAGCGTCTCGCTAAAGAACAGGAACGAGAAGCTAAAGAGCGAGCAGAAGCGATCGCATCTCAGGAGCGCCAACAAAAAGAAAAACTAGCTGCTTATCTACGTTCTCTTGGGATTGACCCAGAGAAAATATAA
- a CDS encoding Uma2 family endonuclease yields the protein MNPVPRVSQSSTTTQNVTLPEEPLDLPDHTQLPDSDDDFVKNFQEHPQSIILTTSIEPLLKKIHPNGDYCIGQDSGIYWRFTDPPEKGVEAPDWFYVPGVPSRLNGQLRRSYVLWKEKVPPFIVIEFASKNGKEEKDSSPPPEGDEIDPETGKPKKAGKFWVYEQAVKIPYYAIFNGFKGTLEVYHLERKRYKEIKANRRGHYAIPEMGIELGILYDNQKPPTPWLRWWDNKGNLLLTGNELAEQAEVIAIRERLAKEQAENIASQERLAREQAENIASQERMAKEQEREAREQAETIASQERQQKEKLAAYLRSLGIDPEKI from the coding sequence ATGAACCCCGTACCCCGTGTGTCCCAATCTTCAACTACCACCCAAAATGTAACCCTCCCTGAGGAACCCCTCGACCTACCAGACCATACCCAGTTACCGGACTCCGATGACGATTTTGTGAAAAATTTCCAAGAACACCCACAAAGCATAATATTAACCACATCAATTGAACCATTACTGAAAAAAATCCATCCCAACGGAGATTATTGTATAGGACAGGATAGTGGCATATATTGGCGATTCACAGATCCTCCAGAAAAAGGGGTAGAAGCACCAGACTGGTTCTATGTTCCCGGAGTGCCATCCAGACTAAATGGGCAATTGAGAAGGTCATATGTGCTATGGAAGGAAAAAGTACCTCCCTTCATAGTGATAGAATTCGCGTCTAAAAATGGAAAGGAGGAAAAAGACAGTTCCCCTCCACCAGAAGGGGATGAAATAGATCCAGAAACCGGGAAACCAAAAAAAGCGGGGAAGTTTTGGGTGTACGAACAAGCGGTGAAGATACCATATTATGCCATATTTAATGGTTTTAAGGGTACACTAGAGGTATATCATTTAGAGAGAAAAAGATACAAAGAAATAAAGGCGAATAGGCGAGGACACTATGCCATACCGGAGATGGGTATAGAGTTGGGAATACTGTATGACAACCAGAAACCACCCACACCGTGGTTAAGATGGTGGGATAATAAGGGGAATCTCTTATTGACAGGAAATGAGCTTGCGGAACAAGCGGAAGTTATCGCTATTCGTGAGCGTCTGGCTAAAGAGCAAGCAGAAAATATCGCATCTCAAGAGCGTCTGGCTAGAGAGCAAGCAGAAAATATCGCATCTCAAGAACGCATGGCTAAAGAACAGGAACGAGAAGCTAGAGAGCAAGCAGAAACTATCGCATCTCAGGAGCGCCAACAAAAAGAAAAACTAGCTGCTTATCTACGTTCTCTTGGGATTGACCCAGAGAAAATATAA